The sequence GTGAGGGCCAACAAAGGAGCGCCGGGCATAGACGGCGTGACGGTGGAGGACTACCCGGAACAAGCGCGGCAACACTGGCCCAGGATCAAGGAGCAGATCGAGCGAGGGCGCTACGAGCCGCAGCCGGTCAGGAGGGTGGAAATCCCGAAGGCTGGAGGAGGCAAGAGGGCGCTGGGCATCCCGACCGTGATGGACAGGGTGATCCAGCAAGCCATAGCGCAGGTGCTGAGCCCGCTGTACGAGGTGGAGTTCAGTGCGAACAGCTACGGGTTCCGACCAGGCCGCAATGCACACCAGGCGATCAAGCAGGTGCAGCAAGACGTCAAGCAGGGCTACAAATTCGCGGTGGACATGGACTTGGCCAAGTTCTTCGACACGGTCGATCACGACGTGTTGATGGGGCTGCTGGGCCGCACCATCGGGGACAAGGTGCTGCTGAGGTTGATAGGCAACTACCTGAGAGCAGGGGTGCTGGTGGGATACCGCGTAGAGCCGAGCGAAGTGGGGACGCCACAAGGCGGGCCGCTGTCGCCGTTACTGGGCAATGTGATGTTGCACGAGCTGGACAAGCAACTGCACAGCAGAGGGCACAGGTTTGCGCGCTATGCGGACGATGTGGTGATTTTGGTGCGCAGCCTGAGGGCGGGGCATCGGGTGATGCACAGCGTCAAGAAGTTTGTGGAGGCAAAACTCAAGCTCAGGGTAAATCAGGCGAAGAGCCAGGTTGCGCCGATGGGAGAGTGCAAATTCCTAGGCTTCACGATCAAGGCGGGCAAGATACGGTGGCACAAGAAGACGGTGGAGAACTTCAAAAGCCGGGTGCGGGGGCTGACGAGGAAAGGCTGGGGGGTGTCGATGGATCACCGACTGGCTGAACTGAGAAAGCACGTGCAAGGGTGGATGCAGTACTACGGCATCAGTCAGTATTGGAGGCCCGTACCGGGGCTAGACGAATGGATCAGAAGGCGGATGCGATCGGTCTACTGGAAACGGTGGAAGAGGAGCAGGACGAAGATCCGGGAGTTGTTGAGGCTGGGCGTGAATAGACGCATGGCCTTTAGGCACGGACTGAGTGGCAAGGGGAACTGGCGCATGGCCAGGAGTCCGGCGTTGCGAATCGCGTTGACAAACGAGAGGTTGCACGAGACGGGCCTGGTGAGCGTGGTGGCCCTGTGGAAGAAGGCTCAGGGGTATACCTGAGCGGGAAGGAGAAGCGAGCTTCGTCGAGCGAGCCGACTTGTTGAACCGCCCACTGCGGACCCGCATGGTGGGTGGTGTGGGAGCTGGGGGCTAAAGACCCCCGGCTACCCGATTGGACGCGGCCAAGCTGGCCACCTGTGAGTTTGCGGGTGAGTTGTCGCTGACCGGGGAGTTGCGTCCGATCCGAGGGGCGTTGGCTTTGGCGCTGGCGGCCAGTCAGGTGCCTGAGGGCCAGCGCCGCACGCTGGTGCTGCCACCATCCAGTGCCGCCGAGGCCGCCCGCATCACCCAATTGGATGTGCGGGTGGCACATCATCTGCGCGATGTGGTGGCCGCCATGCGCCCCGGTGGTCACTTGGAGCACCTGCCCCGTGCCGAGGGCGCAGCGGTGGCTCCCCACTGTTCTGGGCCTGATTTGGCCGATGTGCGGGGGCAAACGTTGGCCCGTCGCGCATTGGAAGTGGCCGCCGCCGGCGGGCACAGCATTTTGCTTGTGGGGCCGCCCGGGTCGGGCAAATCGATGCTGGCCCAGCGGTTGCCCGGCTTGCTACCCCCGATGAGCGAAGCGGAAGCCTTGGCCAGTGCGGCGATTCAAGGGTTGGTAGGCGCTCACTTGGAACCTGCTGCGTGGCGGCATCGCCCATTGAGGGCGCCGCACCACAGCGCAAGTGCCGTGGCTTTGGTGGGGGGAGGTTCTCCGCCGAGACCGGGGGAAATTTCGCTGGCGCACGCGGGGGTGTTGTTTCTGGACGAGCTGCCAGAGTTTCAGCGCACGGCGTTAGAGGCGTTGCGCGAGCCTCTGGAGTCAGGCGCCGTCACCATTTCAAGAGCGGGGCGGCAGGCGCGCTTTCCTGCGGCCTTCCAGTTGGTGGCCGCGATGAACCCATGCCCATGTGGCTGGTTGGGAGGGGCTTCCCTGGGGCGGCACTGCCGTTGTACGCCGGAAAGCGTGCGTCGCTACCAAGCGCGGCTGTCCGGCCCGCTGCTGGATCGCATCGACATGCAAGTGGAGGTGCCTGCGGTTCCACCGGAGGAGTTGTTGAGTCCCCGTCCCCAAGAGTCTTCTGCCGACGTGGCGCAGCGTGTGGCGCAAGCACGGGCACGTCAGTGGGCACGGCAGCAAGGGACGAACGCAGCCTTGGCGGCTGGGCAGGTCGATGCCCATTGTCAGTTGACCCCAGCGGCGCGGGCGTTTGTTCAGGCCGCAGCGCAGCGCCTGGGATGGTCGGGGCGCAGTCTGCATCGAGTGCTCAAACTGGCGCGGACGATCGCCGATTTGGCGGAGGCTGGCCCCGTGGACGTGGCGCAATTGGCAGAAGCCATCCAATACCGACGCGCCTTGCCTGAGGGAGCGGGGTAACCCTTCAGGGGTGCGGTACGCTTTCTGCACTGCACAAAATAGCTAGGGGTTCTGTGCGGGCGGGCCACCGTCCACGGGTAGGATCATGCCTGCGAACAAGCCAGCCCGGGATCGGTCGGGGCTTGTCGAGACCAAGCACAGGAGTCATTGGCATGAGGGTGGCCGGCGTGATCCGTCGTTTTCCGCGTTGATCGAGATGGGTAGAGGATCGATCAAAGCGCTGATTGTGCGCAAGGCGGAGATACCGCAGCGCCGGTGGGATGCCGCCATCATGTTCATTTGCGTGGCGTGCATGAGCTGGCTGGGCCGACGCGCCGCGCCGTTGGCATTTTTGCTGCGTGCAGAAGTGGGGCTGACGCGGCTGCTGGGGCTGTTTGACCGCGATCATTACCTCGCCCAAATCCATCCAGGTGCGCTGCGTGGTTTGTCGCCACTGACACACTATGTGCGCCATGGGGATGCGGCGGGCTTGTCGCCCAGTCCGCTGTTTGATGCGCGCCACTATGACGCCCACTGTGGCCGGCGCTGGGGGCTCAACCGCCTGTTGCACTACGCCCTGATGGCCCACTTCCGTTGGCTGTCCCCGACGCCTTGGTTCGACCCCCAGTACTACCTGCGTCGATGCGTCGATGTGGGCACAACGGCGGTAGAGGCTGTCCGGCATTTCCAGCACCATGGTTGGCGGGAAGGCCGCAGTCCCCTGCCGGGACTGGACATTCGCAAAGCCCTGCACACCCTGTCGGAGTTGCGGCCCGTCAAGGGCAACCCCTTGTCGCTGCTGAGAACCGAAGACATTTTGCGCCTGCACCACACCCAGGATGCGGCCGACTCGATCCTGCCAGAGCACGTCTTGGGGGACGATCCCGAAGCGCAGGTGTCGGCGTTTTGGGCGGACATGCCGAGCCACGCCCGCCAGGCGCCGGTGCAGGTGGATGTCGTTTTGCATGTGACCACCGCGCTGCCCCAAACGCTGCGCTGCCTGCGACAGTTGCTGTGTGCGCCGATCCAGGCACCATGGCGCTTGTTGGTCATCTACAACGAGCACGAGGACAGCGACACCGCCGCTTGGTTGCGCAGTTTGGCTGCCCGTGACCTGCTGACGTGGTTGCCGCCCGTGGAAGGCCCGGTCGCAGGTTCACCGGTGCAGTTTCTGCATGCTTTGCACCGCGTCCAGGCGCGTGACGTGGTTTTGTTGGACAGCCACGTTCTGGTTCACGGGGATTGGTTGGATCGCCTGCTGAGGCACTTTGAGGCCATGCCCGATGTGGGGGCGCTGTGCGCACTGTCTGACGATGGTGGGCTGGCCGCCTATCCGGAGATGTTCTCGGCGGTGCCCGTGCCGTTGGAGAGTTCACCGGCGGACATGGACATGTTGGCCGCCCAAATCAACGCCCAAGGGCTGGTGCGCATGCCCACGCTGCTGCCACCGGGGCTGTTACTGCTGCGGCGCTTGGCCCTCAAGGACGGTGGGTTGCCGCGCAGTGGGTCGGACATCTGGGGTGCGTTGTGGGCACATTTGCAGGCGCACGGCTGGAGCAGTGCCGTGGCGTGCAATGTGTTCGTTGGCGTACAACGCACGGCAGGGGAGCGGGGTGCCGCAGAGCCTCATCCTCCCATGGCCGACCCGGTGCTGGCCGATTTCATCGCCTCCGATCCGCTTGGCCCGTGGCGTGCGCGGCTGGACGTGGCCCGGTTGCGGCGCATGTGCCGCCAGCGCAATGCCTTGCTGGTGTGTCATTCTCGTGGGGGCGGCACAGAGCGCCATTTGCTTGAACAAACCGAGCAGTTGCTTGCGCGTGGTTGGGGGGTGTTTGAACTGCGTCCGGTGGCGCGCACCCGATCGCTGTCGCTGCGGCATTTCAGCTTGTTTGGTTTGCCCAACCTGGGGCACATCTCGTTGGACGATGAGCAGATGCTGACCGAGGTGCTGTCGCTGTTGCACATCACGGATTTGCATGTTCACCACTTGATCGACTTTCCGCCAGACGCTGTCGAGCGCCTGGTGGCCCTGGCGCGGCAGCTCAAACTGCGCGTGCATGTGGCCGTGCATGACTACTATTTGGTTTGCCCTCGGGTCAACATGGTGTCCCAGCAAGGCCGCTTCTGTGGGGAGCCCGACACGTCGGCCTGCAACCGCTGCTTAAGCGATGGCCCCACTGGGCCCAACCCGAGCATCACCGCTTGGCGCCGTGCTTGGTTGCCTTTGCTGCATGCAGCAGAGCGGGTGGTGGTGCCAAGTCACGATGTAGCCGAGCGCTTGCATCGCATGCTGCCCGCACCGATTCCCCTGGTGGTGCAAGCGCACGAGGCGCCGCCGTCGCCGGGCTTGTCGGCTTTGCGGGCGGTTCGGCCAGGTGAGCCGCTGAAAGTGTTGGTGATCGGGGCCATCAGCCGCATCAAGGGGTTTGAAGTGCTGCTGGCGCTGGCGCGTACAGTGCGGGAGCAGGGGTTGAACTTGGAAGTGTCCCTGCTGGGCTTTTCCCCGGAAGATGGCCGCCTTGCCGGCCAGGGGGTGCGCTTGCTGGGCCCCTATTTCGATGCCGATTTGCCCGAGCGCATCAAGGCTGCGCAGCCTCACTTGATTTGGATTCCGTCGATTTGGCCCGAAACCTACTGTTATGTGCTGTCGGCGGCGCTGCGCAGTGGCACCCAGGTGGCCGTGTTCGATTTGGGCGCCCAAGCCGAGCGCGTGCGCGCCCATGACGAGCGCCACCTGTGCCTGCCCTTGACCTTGGCGGACGATCCCTTGGCGCTGGCGAACGCCTTGCTGGCTGGCAGCCTGAGTTTGTCGCGGACGGTCTGATGGCGGGGCCGGCTTGGTTGATGGCGCCACAGGCGCAGTACCGCGAGCCCGTGCGCGCTTGGTTGGTGCTGGATCAGCCCCCCTCACCGACCACAGACTACTATGTCCGCCCCCGTGCGGCCCAAGCAGGGGTGCCGGTGGCGTACCGCGCCATCCAAGACGATCCGAGCCCTGGCGATCTGAAACCCGGGACGTTGGTGATCATCGTGCGTTACGTGCGTCCCAAGTGGGTCAAAGCGTTGCGCGAGCACCAAGCGCATCTGGCGGGGGTGGTTTACCTGCTGGACGACGATTTGTTCGATCCCCAAGCTTGGCGGGACCTGCCGCTGGGTTATCGCTGGCGGCTGTGGCGACATCAACAAGCGTTGCGACCGTTGTGGCGGCGGCTGGTTTCCACCTACTGGGTGTCCACCCCCGCGCTGGCCCAGCGCTACCCGCAGTTGGGGGCCCAAGTCATGCCGCCGCTGCCGGCCTCCGATGAGGTCGAGTCTGTGCCGAGCTGGCCAGCCGCTGCGCCCTCACCGGGTCGGACGGTGCTGCTGTTCTACCACGGCACCCGCAGCCACCAAGCCGAAATGGCGTGGTTACAGCCGATCGTGGCCCAGGCGCTGGCGGCGTGTCCGCATCTGCATTTCGAGGTCATGGGCAACGGGCCCATTCAGCAGTTGTTCCGAGATTTACCACGCACACGGGTGTTGCATCCCATGAGCTGGTCGGCGTACTTGGCGCATTGCCGTTGGTTGGCCGATCAGCATCCTGGTCAGCGCATTGGCTTGGCACCGCTGCTGCCCTCGGCGTTCAACGCCGTGCGCTCCCACACCCGCGTGTGGGACATCGCTCGCTGCGCCGCCGTCGGTCTGTACGCCGATGAAGGCCCTTATGCCCAGGTGATTCGGCATGGTCAGGAGGGTTGGTTGTTGCCGCCTGTGGCTTCGGTTTGGTGCGAGGCCATCGTGTCGCTTTACCACGACGCCGAGCAACGCCAGCGCATGAGCCAGGCCAGCGTTCAGTTGGTGCAGCGCTGGGGGCGGTGTGACCGGTCAGCTACATTTGCGCCCGCATCTCCGCCACCGCGCACACCACCGACAGCATGAAAAGAAAACGATCCTGGATCGCCATCCCCCAGCGTGCGCTGGACGCCAAGATCATGTGGTGGAGCCTGTGCGGCCTGCGGTGGCTGCGGCGTCGCTGGGGCATCGGTCATGCCACGCTGACGGCTGAGATGCTGTTGACTCAGCGCACTGGGCTGTTCGACAAGGATTTCTACCAGTCCCAACTGCACCAGGCGCAGCTCAGCGCACAGGGCCAGTCGCTTCTTCAGCACTATGTCGAGCACGGTGATGCCCAGGGCTTGGCCCCGGCTCCGTTGTTCGACGTTGACCACTATGACGCCCACTGTTGTGCCGGCTCTGCGGCTCGGCGTGGCCTCAACCGAGCGCTGCACTACGCCTTGGTGGCGCGGTTTGCAAGCAAAACCCCGTCGCCGTGGTTCGACCCGGATCACTACTTGCGCACTTACCCCGACGTGCGGACCGCCGGAGTGGAGCCATTTGCCCACTTTTTGCACAGCGGTTGGAACGAGGGCCGAAGCCCCTTGCCGGGGTTGGACATCCAGCGTTTGCTGCGCTTGCGCCCAGGTTTGTATGCGGGCACCGCCCGAGCGGGCGATGGGTTGGCGGCACTGCACCTCTCAGCGGAGAACCGCGGTGCAGGCAACAAGCTGGCCGATGCCCTTCCCGACGTGTTGGATCCGCTGACGTGGGCCGATCTTCAGCCCCGCCGCTGGGCGACCGAGCCAACGCTCGATGTGTTTGTGCCGGTTTACGCGGGTCTGCGTGAAACCTTGCGCTGTTTGTGGACCGTGCTGACCACCCCTGTGCGAACACCACATCGCGTGGTGGTCATCAACGATGCCGGCCCTGAACCTGAATTGAACGCCATGCTGCGCAGCTTGGCGGCGCGGGATCTGTTCATCCTAGAGCAACACGAACGCAACCAGGGCTTCGTCAAGACGGTCAATCATGGCTTTCGCCTGGCGGCGGCGCGTGACGTGCTGATCCTCAACAGTGACACCGAGGTCTACAACGACTGGCTGGATCGGCTGGTGGCGCAGATGCACGCCCACCCCCGCCTGGGAACGCTCACGCCCTTGTCCAACAACGCCACGATTTGCAGCTATCCCCAGACGCTGATGGACAACCGCTTGCCCTTGGAGGTGTCCCATGCTGAGCTGGATCGGCTGGCTGCCCAGGTCAACAGTGGCCGCCATGTGCCTGCACCCACAGGGGTGGGTTTTTGCATGTACATCCGCCAAGAGGCTTTGGCGCAAGTGGGCGGTTTGGATGAACGTCACTTTGGCCGGGGTTATGGTGAGGAAAACGACCTGTGCCAGCGCATGTTGCGCAAAGGGTGGATCAACGGCATCGCTTGCGATGTGTACGTTCGCCATGTGGGGTCGGTGAGTTTCCAGTCGGAGGCCACCGGGCGGATTCGCAAGGCACTCAAGACCTTGGCCCGGCTGCATCCCAACTACGA is a genomic window of Vitreoscilla filiformis containing:
- the ltrA gene encoding group II intron reverse transcriptase/maturase, whose translation is MATRCVMVQKSAEAVVGAQVKRAEGPNNERQGADTAISTAPVNPKRGRCAGGGGGEKRALRQDEVKREGLLEKVLDRDNLLKAWKRVRANKGAPGIDGVTVEDYPEQARQHWPRIKEQIERGRYEPQPVRRVEIPKAGGGKRALGIPTVMDRVIQQAIAQVLSPLYEVEFSANSYGFRPGRNAHQAIKQVQQDVKQGYKFAVDMDLAKFFDTVDHDVLMGLLGRTIGDKVLLRLIGNYLRAGVLVGYRVEPSEVGTPQGGPLSPLLGNVMLHELDKQLHSRGHRFARYADDVVILVRSLRAGHRVMHSVKKFVEAKLKLRVNQAKSQVAPMGECKFLGFTIKAGKIRWHKKTVENFKSRVRGLTRKGWGVSMDHRLAELRKHVQGWMQYYGISQYWRPVPGLDEWIRRRMRSVYWKRWKRSRTKIRELLRLGVNRRMAFRHGLSGKGNWRMARSPALRIALTNERLHETGLVSVVALWKKAQGYT
- a CDS encoding YifB family Mg chelatase-like AAA ATPase, with protein sequence MDAAKLATCEFAGELSLTGELRPIRGALALALAASQVPEGQRRTLVLPPSSAAEAARITQLDVRVAHHLRDVVAAMRPGGHLEHLPRAEGAAVAPHCSGPDLADVRGQTLARRALEVAAAGGHSILLVGPPGSGKSMLAQRLPGLLPPMSEAEALASAAIQGLVGAHLEPAAWRHRPLRAPHHSASAVALVGGGSPPRPGEISLAHAGVLFLDELPEFQRTALEALREPLESGAVTISRAGRQARFPAAFQLVAAMNPCPCGWLGGASLGRHCRCTPESVRRYQARLSGPLLDRIDMQVEVPAVPPEELLSPRPQESSADVAQRVAQARARQWARQQGTNAALAAGQVDAHCQLTPAARAFVQAAAQRLGWSGRSLHRVLKLARTIADLAEAGPVDVAQLAEAIQYRRALPEGAG
- a CDS encoding glycosyltransferase, whose amino-acid sequence is MFICVACMSWLGRRAAPLAFLLRAEVGLTRLLGLFDRDHYLAQIHPGALRGLSPLTHYVRHGDAAGLSPSPLFDARHYDAHCGRRWGLNRLLHYALMAHFRWLSPTPWFDPQYYLRRCVDVGTTAVEAVRHFQHHGWREGRSPLPGLDIRKALHTLSELRPVKGNPLSLLRTEDILRLHHTQDAADSILPEHVLGDDPEAQVSAFWADMPSHARQAPVQVDVVLHVTTALPQTLRCLRQLLCAPIQAPWRLLVIYNEHEDSDTAAWLRSLAARDLLTWLPPVEGPVAGSPVQFLHALHRVQARDVVLLDSHVLVHGDWLDRLLRHFEAMPDVGALCALSDDGGLAAYPEMFSAVPVPLESSPADMDMLAAQINAQGLVRMPTLLPPGLLLLRRLALKDGGLPRSGSDIWGALWAHLQAHGWSSAVACNVFVGVQRTAGERGAAEPHPPMADPVLADFIASDPLGPWRARLDVARLRRMCRQRNALLVCHSRGGGTERHLLEQTEQLLARGWGVFELRPVARTRSLSLRHFSLFGLPNLGHISLDDEQMLTEVLSLLHITDLHVHHLIDFPPDAVERLVALARQLKLRVHVAVHDYYLVCPRVNMVSQQGRFCGEPDTSACNRCLSDGPTGPNPSITAWRRAWLPLLHAAERVVVPSHDVAERLHRMLPAPIPLVVQAHEAPPSPGLSALRAVRPGEPLKVLVIGAISRIKGFEVLLALARTVREQGLNLEVSLLGFSPEDGRLAGQGVRLLGPYFDADLPERIKAAQPHLIWIPSIWPETYCYVLSAALRSGTQVAVFDLGAQAERVRAHDERHLCLPLTLADDPLALANALLAGSLSLSRTV
- a CDS encoding glycosyltransferase family protein, which codes for MAGPAWLMAPQAQYREPVRAWLVLDQPPSPTTDYYVRPRAAQAGVPVAYRAIQDDPSPGDLKPGTLVIIVRYVRPKWVKALREHQAHLAGVVYLLDDDLFDPQAWRDLPLGYRWRLWRHQQALRPLWRRLVSTYWVSTPALAQRYPQLGAQVMPPLPASDEVESVPSWPAAAPSPGRTVLLFYHGTRSHQAEMAWLQPIVAQALAACPHLHFEVMGNGPIQQLFRDLPRTRVLHPMSWSAYLAHCRWLADQHPGQRIGLAPLLPSAFNAVRSHTRVWDIARCAAVGLYADEGPYAQVIRHGQEGWLLPPVASVWCEAIVSLYHDAEQRQRMSQASVQLVQRWGRCDRSATFAPASPPPRTPPTA
- a CDS encoding glycosyltransferase: MKRKRSWIAIPQRALDAKIMWWSLCGLRWLRRRWGIGHATLTAEMLLTQRTGLFDKDFYQSQLHQAQLSAQGQSLLQHYVEHGDAQGLAPAPLFDVDHYDAHCCAGSAARRGLNRALHYALVARFASKTPSPWFDPDHYLRTYPDVRTAGVEPFAHFLHSGWNEGRSPLPGLDIQRLLRLRPGLYAGTARAGDGLAALHLSAENRGAGNKLADALPDVLDPLTWADLQPRRWATEPTLDVFVPVYAGLRETLRCLWTVLTTPVRTPHRVVVINDAGPEPELNAMLRSLAARDLFILEQHERNQGFVKTVNHGFRLAAARDVLILNSDTEVYNDWLDRLVAQMHAHPRLGTLTPLSNNATICSYPQTLMDNRLPLEVSHAELDRLAAQVNSGRHVPAPTGVGFCMYIRQEALAQVGGLDERHFGRGYGEENDLCQRMLRKGWINGIACDVYVRHVGSVSFQSEATGRIRKALKTLARLHPNYEADVARYIAEDPTRPSRVRLDLARMAQHATERNVLLVCHNRGGGTERHLMEQARELVDQGCGVFELRPAAKPGPYATLTHADLLGLPNLAALELHPSDLFDEALRRLRITEIHVHHLVDFDASVGRHLLAAAQRHRIPIRLTVHDYHWMCPRVNLVTPAGRYCGEPDAAGCDRCLAQAPEVPGVRSIRVWREDAQRWLHTARQVVVPSVDVARRLATLAPHATVSLEPHEHDIQPGMVAHHPALAHEGVRVLVIGAISPIKGMDVLLELLPLARVQQPVCELLLLGYSSDDARLAAAGVRLLGRYTDDQLLARIEQADPHLIFIPSIWPETYCYVLSGALRSGRKVAVFDLGAQADRTRQHDAQHLVLPLALAEQPDELLACLLSAARC